One Fusarium falciforme chromosome 14, complete sequence genomic region harbors:
- a CDS encoding FAD-binding-2 domain-containing protein, which produces MGSRSLPLLRYSGRNVHRVVLSQHARLLSTTKDLTLKFRPTIFDEKTDVLIVGSGAGALTASLRATTLGLRNIVIEKEETIGGASVISGGGLWIPCNPVSKAAGIEDSEQDALKYFEQAVGDVGPASSLTKRHAYLTYGPKMVEFLQQQGFRFHFSKGYPDYYPPMEGAMGKGGGRTIESKAFNAKKLGAWESKLPPSRIPAAIYTNDAAIFSRLTSSIGAFVYATRRMLPLIAKALVGQRLTSMGRGLVAQLLYLNLRKGEGDIRLKTRLSKLVQGPMGEVIGAEVRTSKGLMTIGATRGVILAAGGFAHNRTMREQFMPKPVSTEWTNSPKGDTGDAIQEGMRLGAATALMDDAWWGPTIMDPVTGMPNFALFERSRPHCFIVDSSGSRFMNEAQSYTDAGHDQYTRNQKVKAIPAWLIMDSNHRNKYMLGGLFAGVKPSKEASASGRIFCAATIDELARQIGVDPEGLAKTTKRFNHMSREGIDRDFGKGNSEYDQFFGDPNAGVNPNLGLLNRAPYYAIKIWPGDLGTKGGLLTDEFQRVLDKNSRVIFGLYAIGNTAASIMGRTYLGAGSTLGPAMTHGYIAASNLSGMR; this is translated from the coding sequence ATGGGGTCCCGTAGCTTACCGCTCTTACGATATAGTGGTCGCAATGTTCATCGGGTCGTGCTCAGCCAACATGCTCGACTATTATCTACCACAAAGGACCTCACGCTCAAGTTCCGTCCGACAATCTTTGACGAGAAAACCGATGTGCTGATCGTCGGCTCTGGAGCCGGTGCCTTGACGGCAAGCCTGCGAGCCACTACTCTCGGCTTGCGCAACATCGTCAttgagaaagaagagacTATTGGCGGTGCATCGGTCATATCGGGCGGAGGACTATGGATTCCCTGCAACCCTGTATCCAAGGCGGCTGGTATTGAAGACTCGGAACAAGATGCTCTGAAATACTTCGAGCAGGCCGTAGGTGACGTGgggccagcttcttctctgACAAAGAGACATGCCTATCTCACCTATGGGCCCAAGATGGTCGAGTTTCTCCAGCAGCAAGGCTTTCGTTTTCATTTCAGCAAAGGATACCCTGACTATTACCCACCCATGGAGGGAGCAATGGGTAAAGGCGGTGGCAGAACGATCGAGTCCAAAGCTTTCaatgccaagaagctcggAGCATGGGAGTCGAAATTGCCGCCTTCCAGGATTCCTGCAGCCATCTATACGAACGATGCAGCGATATTCTCACGCCTTACGTCTTCGATAGGCGCATTTGTATACGCAACTCGGAGAATGCTTCCGCTCATCGCCAAAGCACTTGTTGGCCAGAGGTTGACAAGCATGGGACGTGGTTTGGTGGCACAGCTTCTCTACCTCAACTTAAGGAAAGGGGAGGGGGATATTCGCTTGAAAACAAGGCTCTCAAAACTGGTCCAGGGACCAATGGGCGAGGTAATAGGGGCGGAGGTCAGAACCTCCAAGGGCCTCATGACCATCGGAGCGACCCGGGGCGTGATACTTGCTGCTGGAGGATTTGCTCACAACCGAACAATGCGAGAGCAGTTCATGCCAAAGCCAGTTAGCACAGAGTGGACCAACTCTCCCAAGGGAGACACGGGCGATGCTATTCAAGAGGGCATGCGACTTGGTGCAGCAACAGCTCTCATGGATGATGCCTGGTGGGGACCAACTATCATGGACCCTGTCACTGGTATGCCGAATTTTGCTCTTTTTGAGCGGTCGCGACCCCATTGCTTCATTGTGGACTCTTCCGGTTCTCGGTTCATGAACGAGGCTCAGTCATATACCGATGCTGGTCATGATCAATACACTAGAAACcagaaggtcaaggccatccCCGCTTGGCTGATAATGGACTCGAATCACCGAAACAAATACATGCTTGGTGGCCTTTTCGCCGGTGTGAAGCCGTCCAAAGAGGCCTCAGCCAGTGGAAGGATCTTTTGCGCTGCGACCATCGACGAGTTGGCGAGACAAATCGGGGTCGACCCAGAAGGCCTGGCCAAGACTACCAAGAGATTCAATCACATGTCTCGAGAGGGAATTGACAGAGACTTTGGCAAAGGGAACTCCGAATATGATCAATTTTTTGGTGATCCTAACGCCGGAGTCAATCCcaatcttggcctcctcaacaGGGCGCCGTACTACGCCATCAAGATTTGGCCTGGAGACTTGGGAACAAAGGGTGGGCTCCTGACCGATGAGTTCCAGCGTGTTTTGGACAAGAATTCTCGTGTGATTTTTGGATTATATGCTATCGGTAACACAGCTGCGAGCATAATGGGACGGACGTATCTGGGTGCTGGATCAACACTAGGACCGGCGATGACACATGGTTATATCGCAGCTAGCAATTTGAGTGGTATGCGGTAG